One part of the Arabidopsis thaliana chromosome 1 sequence genome encodes these proteins:
- the SVL2 gene encoding SHV3-like 2 produces the protein MSSFLLSVSRTVSIDFISSPEVNFFKKITGSFGRNGPTFVFQFLGKEDFEPTTNRTYGSILSNLTFVKTFASGILVPKSYILPLDDEQYLVPHTSLVQDAHKAGLQVYVSGFANDVDIAYNYSSDPVSEYLSFVDNGDFSVDGVLSDFPITASAAVDCFSHIGRNATKQVDFLVISKDGASGDYPGCTDLAYEKAIKDGADVIDCSVQMSSDGVPFCLRSIDLRNSIAALQNTFSNRSTSVPEISSVPGIFTFSLTWPEIQSLTPAISNPFRVYRIFRNPREKNSGKLISLSQFLDLAKTYTSLSGVLISVENAAYLREKQGLDVVQAVLDTLTEAGYSNGTTTTKVMIQSTNSSVLVDFKKQSKYETVYKIEETIGNIRDSAIEDIKKFANAVVINKDSVFPNSDSFLTGQTNVVERLQKSQLPVYVELFRNEFVSQAYDFFSDATVEINAYIYGAGINGTITEFPFTAARYKRNRCLGREEVPPYMLPVNPGGLLNVMSPLSLPPAQAPNQDFIEADVTEPPLSPVIAKAPTSTPGTPSTIAQAPSGQTRLKLSLLLSVFFLSLLLL, from the exons ATGAGCAGTTTTCTGTTATCAGTTTCAAGAACTGTTTCCATTGACTTCATATCTTCCCCTGAAGTGAActtctttaagaaaattacTGGCAGTTTTGGGCGTAACGGACCGACTTTTGTGTTCCAGTTTCTTGGGAAAGAAGATTTCGAGCCGACAACAAACCGAACATACGGTTCTATCTTGAGTAACCTAACCTTTGTCAAGACGTTTGCTTCAGGGATTCTTGTTCCAAAGTCTTACATATTGCCACTTGATGACGAACAGTACTTGGTTCCACATACATCCTTAGTTCAAGATGCTCACAAAGCAGGATTACAAGTATATGTTTCAGGTTTCGCAAATGACGTTGATATTGCATATAACTACAGTTCCGATCCAGTGTCCGAGTATCTATCTTTTGTGGACAATGGAGATTTCTCTGTCGATGGTGTGCTCTCTGATTTTCCTATCACTGCATCTGCGGCCGTTG ACTGCTTCTCCCACATTGGCCGAAACGCTACAAAACAAG TGgattttcttgttatatcAAAAGATGGTGCGAGTGGGGACTATCCTGGATGTACAGACTTGGCATATGAGAAGGCAATCAAAGATGGTGCTGATGTTATCGATTGCTCAGTCCAAATGTCTAGCGACGGTGTACCCTTTTGCTTAAGATCGATTGATCTCCGGAATAGCATAGCGGCCCTTCAAAATACTTTTAGTAACCGCTCAACTTCTGTTCCTGAGATTAGCTCAGTTCCTGGAATATTCACTTTTAGTCTCACATGGCCTGAGATCCAGAGCTTGACTC CTGCTATTTCAAACCCCTTCAGGGTTTATAGAATTTTTAGGAATCCGAGAGAGAAAAATTCAGGGAAGCTCATTTCCCTTTCTCAATTCCTAGACTTGGCAAAAACTTACACTTCTCTCTCCGGTGTTTTGATCAGTGTAGAG AATGCAGCATACTTGAGAGAGAAGCAAGGGCTTGACGTGGTTCAAGCGGTTCTCGATACACTCACCGAAGCTGGTTACAGCAATGGAACAACCACAACAAAGGTCATGATTCAGTCTACGAACAGCTCGGTTCTAGTTGACTTCAAGAAGCAGAGCAAGTACGAGACTGTGtacaaaattgaagaaaccaTTGGTAATATTCGTGACTCGGCCATCGAAGACATAAAGAAGTTCGCTAACGCTGTTGTCATCAACAAAGATTCAGTCTTTCCTAACTCTGATTCGTTTCTCACTGGCCAAACCAATGTTGTGGAGAGGTTGCAGAAGTCTCAGCTCCCGGTTTATGTAGAACTGTTTAGGAATGAGTTTGTCTCTCAAGCATATGACTTCTTCTCTGATGCAACCGTAGAGATAAACGCATATATCTATGGAGCTGGTATCAATGGAACCATCACAGAGTTCCCTTTCACAGCTGCAAGATACAAAA GGAATCGATGTTTGGGTAGAGAAGAAGTACCACCTTACATGTTACCAGTTAACCCCGGTGGCCTCTTAAACGTTATGAGTCCTCTGTCCTTACCTCCAGCACAAGCTCCAAACCAGGATTTCATAGAGGCTGATGTCACTGAGCCACCACTATCTCCGGTTATAGCAAAAGCTCCAACCTCAACCCCTGGAACTCCCTCAACCATTGCTCAAGCACCTAGCGGACAAACCCGACTTAAGCtatctcttctcctctctgtttttttcctctctcttctaCTTCTATGA
- the SVL2 gene encoding SHV3-like 2 (SHV3-like 2 (SVL2); FUNCTIONS IN: glycerophosphodiester phosphodiesterase activity, kinase activity; INVOLVED IN: glycerol metabolic process, lipid metabolic process; LOCATED IN: anchored to plasma membrane, apoplast, chloroplast, anchored to membrane; EXPRESSED IN: 25 plant structures; EXPRESSED DURING: 13 growth stages; CONTAINS InterPro DOMAIN/s: PLC-like phosphodiesterase, TIM beta/alpha-barrel domain (InterPro:IPR017946), Glycerophosphoryl diester phosphodiesterase (InterPro:IPR004129); BEST Arabidopsis thaliana protein match is: suppressor of npr1-1 constitutive 4 (TAIR:AT1G66980.1); Has 1600 Blast hits to 1093 proteins in 369 species: Archae - 0; Bacteria - 1195; Metazoa - 10; Fungi - 0; Plants - 324; Viruses - 0; Other Eukaryotes - 71 (source: NCBI BLink).) produces the protein MNSRPSNPTKLVIRSSTLLFCGVVLIHLFAAQIDAQRSTSRWQTLNGDAPLVIARGGFSGLYPDSSIAAYQLATLTSVADVVLWCDLQLTKDGLGICFPDLNLANASTIDRVYPNREKSYSVNGVTTKGWFPNDFSLTELQNFLLIRGILSRTDRFDGNGYLISTIEDVVTTLNREGFWLNVQHDAFYEQQNLSMSSFLLSVSRTVSIDFISSPEVNFFKKITGSFGRNGPTFVFQFLGKEDFEPTTNRTYGSILSNLTFVKTFASGILVPKSYILPLDDEQYLVPHTSLVQDAHKAGLQVYVSGFANDVDIAYNYSSDPVSEYLSFVDNGDFSVDGVLSDFPITASAAVDCFSHIGRNATKQVDFLVISKDGASGDYPGCTDLAYEKAIKDGADVIDCSVQMSSDGVPFCLRSIDLRNSIAALQNTFSNRSTSVPEISSVPGIFTFSLTWPEIQSLTPAISNPFRVYRIFRNPREKNSGKLISLSQFLDLAKTYTSLSGVLISVENAAYLREKQGLDVVQAVLDTLTEAGYSNGTTTTKVMIQSTNSSVLVDFKKQSKYETVYKIEETIGNIRDSAIEDIKKFANAVVINKDSVFPNSDSFLTGQTNVVERLQKSQLPVYVELFRNEFVSQAYDFFSDATVEINAYIYGAGINGTITEFPFTAARYKRNRCLGREEVPPYMLPVNPGGLLNVMSPLSLPPAQAPNQDFIEADVTEPPLSPVIAKAPTSTPGTPSTIAQAPSGQTRLKLSLLLSVFFLSLLLL, from the exons GATGCTCAAAGATCAACAAGTCGATGGCAGACGCTCAATG GTGATGCTCCACTGGTGATTGCTCGTGGTGGGTTCTCTGGATTGTATCCAGATTCGAGTATCGCTGCTTATCAACTTGCAACCCTGACAAGTGTAGCCGATGTTGTTCTATGGTGTGATTTGCAGCTAACAAAAGATGGGCTTGGGATTTGCTTCCCTGATTTAAATCTGGCCAATGCTTCAACTATTGATCGTGTTTACCCAAATCGTGAAAAATCTTACTCTGTTAATGGAGTCACTACTAAGGGTTGGTTCCCCAATGATTTCTCCTTGACAGAGCTCCAGAATTTTTTAT TGATCCGAGGAATACTTTCACGAACCGATAGATTCGATGGAAATGGATATCTGATTTCGACGATTGAAGATGTAGTAACCACACTAAATCGAGAAGGTTTTTGGTTAAATGTTCAGCACGATGCGTTCTATGAGCAACAGAATCTGAGCATGAGCAGTTTTCTGTTATCAGTTTCAAGAACTGTTTCCATTGACTTCATATCTTCCCCTGAAGTGAActtctttaagaaaattacTGGCAGTTTTGGGCGTAACGGACCGACTTTTGTGTTCCAGTTTCTTGGGAAAGAAGATTTCGAGCCGACAACAAACCGAACATACGGTTCTATCTTGAGTAACCTAACCTTTGTCAAGACGTTTGCTTCAGGGATTCTTGTTCCAAAGTCTTACATATTGCCACTTGATGACGAACAGTACTTGGTTCCACATACATCCTTAGTTCAAGATGCTCACAAAGCAGGATTACAAGTATATGTTTCAGGTTTCGCAAATGACGTTGATATTGCATATAACTACAGTTCCGATCCAGTGTCCGAGTATCTATCTTTTGTGGACAATGGAGATTTCTCTGTCGATGGTGTGCTCTCTGATTTTCCTATCACTGCATCTGCGGCCGTTG ACTGCTTCTCCCACATTGGCCGAAACGCTACAAAACAAG TGgattttcttgttatatcAAAAGATGGTGCGAGTGGGGACTATCCTGGATGTACAGACTTGGCATATGAGAAGGCAATCAAAGATGGTGCTGATGTTATCGATTGCTCAGTCCAAATGTCTAGCGACGGTGTACCCTTTTGCTTAAGATCGATTGATCTCCGGAATAGCATAGCGGCCCTTCAAAATACTTTTAGTAACCGCTCAACTTCTGTTCCTGAGATTAGCTCAGTTCCTGGAATATTCACTTTTAGTCTCACATGGCCTGAGATCCAGAGCTTGACTC CTGCTATTTCAAACCCCTTCAGGGTTTATAGAATTTTTAGGAATCCGAGAGAGAAAAATTCAGGGAAGCTCATTTCCCTTTCTCAATTCCTAGACTTGGCAAAAACTTACACTTCTCTCTCCGGTGTTTTGATCAGTGTAGAG AATGCAGCATACTTGAGAGAGAAGCAAGGGCTTGACGTGGTTCAAGCGGTTCTCGATACACTCACCGAAGCTGGTTACAGCAATGGAACAACCACAACAAAGGTCATGATTCAGTCTACGAACAGCTCGGTTCTAGTTGACTTCAAGAAGCAGAGCAAGTACGAGACTGTGtacaaaattgaagaaaccaTTGGTAATATTCGTGACTCGGCCATCGAAGACATAAAGAAGTTCGCTAACGCTGTTGTCATCAACAAAGATTCAGTCTTTCCTAACTCTGATTCGTTTCTCACTGGCCAAACCAATGTTGTGGAGAGGTTGCAGAAGTCTCAGCTCCCGGTTTATGTAGAACTGTTTAGGAATGAGTTTGTCTCTCAAGCATATGACTTCTTCTCTGATGCAACCGTAGAGATAAACGCATATATCTATGGAGCTGGTATCAATGGAACCATCACAGAGTTCCCTTTCACAGCTGCAAGATACAAAA GGAATCGATGTTTGGGTAGAGAAGAAGTACCACCTTACATGTTACCAGTTAACCCCGGTGGCCTCTTAAACGTTATGAGTCCTCTGTCCTTACCTCCAGCACAAGCTCCAAACCAGGATTTCATAGAGGCTGATGTCACTGAGCCACCACTATCTCCGGTTATAGCAAAAGCTCCAACCTCAACCCCTGGAACTCCCTCAACCATTGCTCAAGCACCTAGCGGACAAACCCGACTTAAGCtatctcttctcctctctgtttttttcctctctcttctaCTTCTATGA
- the SVL2 gene encoding SHV3-like 2 (SHV3-like 2 (SVL2); FUNCTIONS IN: glycerophosphodiester phosphodiesterase activity, kinase activity; INVOLVED IN: glycerol metabolic process, lipid metabolic process; LOCATED IN: anchored to membrane; EXPRESSED IN: 24 plant structures; EXPRESSED DURING: 13 growth stages; CONTAINS InterPro DOMAIN/s: PLC-like phosphodiesterase, TIM beta/alpha-barrel domain (InterPro:IPR017946), Glycerophosphoryl diester phosphodiesterase (InterPro:IPR004129); BEST Arabidopsis thaliana protein match is: suppressor of npr1-1 constitutive 4 (TAIR:AT1G66980.1).) — MNSRPSNPTKLVIRSSTLLFCGVVLIHLFAAQIDAQRSTSRWQTLNGESCSHFISFFCALFPRKQENLCDAPLVIARGGFSGLYPDSSIAAYQLATLTSVADVVLWCDLQLTKDGLGICFPDLNLANASTIDRVYPNREKSYSVNGVTTKGWFPNDFSLTELQNFLLIRGILSRTDRFDGNGYLISTIEDVVTTLNREGFWLNVQHDAFYEQQNLSMSSFLLSVSRTVSIDFISSPEVNFFKKITGSFGRNGPTFVFQFLGKEDFEPTTNRTYGSILSNLTFVKTFASGILVPKSYILPLDDEQYLVPHTSLVQDAHKAGLQVYVSGFANDVDIAYNYSSDPVSEYLSFVDNGDFSVDGVLSDFPITASAAVDCFSHIGRNATKQVDFLVISKDGASGDYPGCTDLAYEKAIKDGADVIDCSVQMSSDGVPFCLRSIDLRNSIAALQNTFSNRSTSVPEISSVPGIFTFSLTWPEIQSLTPAISNPFRVYRIFRNPREKNSGKLISLSQFLDLAKTYTSLSGVLISVENAAYLREKQGLDVVQAVLDTLTEAGYSNGTTTTKVMIQSTNSSVLVDFKKQSKYETVYKIEETIGNIRDSAIEDIKKFANAVVINKDSVFPNSDSFLTGQTNVVERLQKSQLPVYVELFRNEFVSQAYDFFSDATVEINAYIYGAGINGTITEFPFTAARYKRNRCLGREEVPPYMLPVNPGGLLNVMSPLSLPPAQAPNQDFIEADVTEPPLSPVIAKAPTSTPGTPSTIAQAPSGQTRLKLSLLLSVFFLSLLLL; from the exons GATGCTCAAAGATCAACAAGTCGATGGCAGACGCTCAATGGTGAGAGTTGCTCTCactttatctctttcttttgtgcaTTGTTtccaagaaaacaagagaacTTAT GTGATGCTCCACTGGTGATTGCTCGTGGTGGGTTCTCTGGATTGTATCCAGATTCGAGTATCGCTGCTTATCAACTTGCAACCCTGACAAGTGTAGCCGATGTTGTTCTATGGTGTGATTTGCAGCTAACAAAAGATGGGCTTGGGATTTGCTTCCCTGATTTAAATCTGGCCAATGCTTCAACTATTGATCGTGTTTACCCAAATCGTGAAAAATCTTACTCTGTTAATGGAGTCACTACTAAGGGTTGGTTCCCCAATGATTTCTCCTTGACAGAGCTCCAGAATTTTTTAT TGATCCGAGGAATACTTTCACGAACCGATAGATTCGATGGAAATGGATATCTGATTTCGACGATTGAAGATGTAGTAACCACACTAAATCGAGAAGGTTTTTGGTTAAATGTTCAGCACGATGCGTTCTATGAGCAACAGAATCTGAGCATGAGCAGTTTTCTGTTATCAGTTTCAAGAACTGTTTCCATTGACTTCATATCTTCCCCTGAAGTGAActtctttaagaaaattacTGGCAGTTTTGGGCGTAACGGACCGACTTTTGTGTTCCAGTTTCTTGGGAAAGAAGATTTCGAGCCGACAACAAACCGAACATACGGTTCTATCTTGAGTAACCTAACCTTTGTCAAGACGTTTGCTTCAGGGATTCTTGTTCCAAAGTCTTACATATTGCCACTTGATGACGAACAGTACTTGGTTCCACATACATCCTTAGTTCAAGATGCTCACAAAGCAGGATTACAAGTATATGTTTCAGGTTTCGCAAATGACGTTGATATTGCATATAACTACAGTTCCGATCCAGTGTCCGAGTATCTATCTTTTGTGGACAATGGAGATTTCTCTGTCGATGGTGTGCTCTCTGATTTTCCTATCACTGCATCTGCGGCCGTTG ACTGCTTCTCCCACATTGGCCGAAACGCTACAAAACAAG TGgattttcttgttatatcAAAAGATGGTGCGAGTGGGGACTATCCTGGATGTACAGACTTGGCATATGAGAAGGCAATCAAAGATGGTGCTGATGTTATCGATTGCTCAGTCCAAATGTCTAGCGACGGTGTACCCTTTTGCTTAAGATCGATTGATCTCCGGAATAGCATAGCGGCCCTTCAAAATACTTTTAGTAACCGCTCAACTTCTGTTCCTGAGATTAGCTCAGTTCCTGGAATATTCACTTTTAGTCTCACATGGCCTGAGATCCAGAGCTTGACTC CTGCTATTTCAAACCCCTTCAGGGTTTATAGAATTTTTAGGAATCCGAGAGAGAAAAATTCAGGGAAGCTCATTTCCCTTTCTCAATTCCTAGACTTGGCAAAAACTTACACTTCTCTCTCCGGTGTTTTGATCAGTGTAGAG AATGCAGCATACTTGAGAGAGAAGCAAGGGCTTGACGTGGTTCAAGCGGTTCTCGATACACTCACCGAAGCTGGTTACAGCAATGGAACAACCACAACAAAGGTCATGATTCAGTCTACGAACAGCTCGGTTCTAGTTGACTTCAAGAAGCAGAGCAAGTACGAGACTGTGtacaaaattgaagaaaccaTTGGTAATATTCGTGACTCGGCCATCGAAGACATAAAGAAGTTCGCTAACGCTGTTGTCATCAACAAAGATTCAGTCTTTCCTAACTCTGATTCGTTTCTCACTGGCCAAACCAATGTTGTGGAGAGGTTGCAGAAGTCTCAGCTCCCGGTTTATGTAGAACTGTTTAGGAATGAGTTTGTCTCTCAAGCATATGACTTCTTCTCTGATGCAACCGTAGAGATAAACGCATATATCTATGGAGCTGGTATCAATGGAACCATCACAGAGTTCCCTTTCACAGCTGCAAGATACAAAA GGAATCGATGTTTGGGTAGAGAAGAAGTACCACCTTACATGTTACCAGTTAACCCCGGTGGCCTCTTAAACGTTATGAGTCCTCTGTCCTTACCTCCAGCACAAGCTCCAAACCAGGATTTCATAGAGGCTGATGTCACTGAGCCACCACTATCTCCGGTTATAGCAAAAGCTCCAACCTCAACCCCTGGAACTCCCTCAACCATTGCTCAAGCACCTAGCGGACAAACCCGACTTAAGCtatctcttctcctctctgtttttttcctctctcttctaCTTCTATGA